The proteins below are encoded in one region of Bifidobacterium catenulatum DSM 16992 = JCM 1194 = LMG 11043:
- the typA gene encoding translational GTPase TypA, whose protein sequence is MAVRGDIRNVAIVAHVDHGKTTLVNAMLAQSHVFNEREEVPDRVMDSNDLEREKGITILAKNTAVQYTGPLAAKYGHPEGITLNIIDTPGHADFGGEVERGISMVDGVVLLVDASEGPLPQTRFVLRKALEAKLPVILCVNKTDRPDARIEEVVGESSDLLLGLAQDVIEEGIDLDEDALFDLPVIYCAAKAGYASENQPENGGLPDNEDLEPLFEAIIKNIPAPEYEEGAPLQAHVANIDSSDFLGRLGLVRIYNGTLEKGKTYGLSRVDGSIENFRVSELLRTQGLERTPVDSAGPGDIVAVAGVNDIMIGETIVDPSDPRPLPLIHVDDPAISMTFGINDSPLAGTEGKDHKLTARMIKDRLDRELIGNVSIKVLPTERPDAWEVQGRGELALAVLAEQMRREGYELTVGRPQVVTKTIDGVINEPMENTTIDVPEEYMGTVTQLLADRKGRMENMTNHGTGWVRLQFIVPSRGLIGFRTALLSATRGTGIASSISAGYAPWAGQIVTRQNGSMVCDRKGIATPYAMQRLQARGNFFVEPQSPVYEGQVVGVNNKPDELDVNITLAKHMTNMRSSTADVLETLTPPIKMSLEESLDFANEDECVEVTPESIRVRKIILSREDWYKWRAKQRRQNNAQNNK, encoded by the coding sequence ATGGCGGTTCGCGGCGATATTCGAAATGTAGCGATTGTGGCACACGTCGATCATGGTAAGACCACGCTGGTCAATGCCATGCTGGCACAGTCCCACGTGTTCAACGAGCGTGAGGAAGTCCCGGATCGTGTGATGGATTCCAACGATCTGGAGCGTGAGAAGGGCATTACCATTCTCGCCAAGAACACTGCTGTGCAGTACACCGGTCCGCTGGCCGCCAAGTACGGGCATCCGGAAGGCATCACCCTGAACATCATCGACACCCCTGGCCACGCCGATTTCGGTGGTGAGGTCGAGCGCGGTATCTCCATGGTGGACGGTGTTGTGCTCCTTGTCGACGCTTCCGAAGGTCCGCTGCCACAGACCCGCTTCGTGCTGCGCAAGGCGCTGGAAGCTAAACTGCCGGTTATCCTGTGCGTGAATAAGACTGATCGCCCGGATGCCCGTATTGAAGAAGTCGTGGGTGAATCCTCTGACCTGTTGCTCGGCTTGGCCCAGGATGTTATCGAGGAAGGTATTGACCTCGATGAAGACGCACTGTTCGACCTTCCGGTCATCTACTGTGCGGCAAAGGCTGGCTATGCTTCCGAAAACCAGCCGGAAAATGGCGGTCTGCCAGACAATGAAGATCTCGAACCGCTATTCGAGGCCATCATCAAGAACATTCCGGCTCCGGAATATGAGGAAGGCGCTCCTCTTCAGGCACACGTCGCCAACATCGATTCCTCCGACTTCCTTGGACGACTCGGCTTGGTGCGCATCTACAATGGCACCCTTGAAAAGGGTAAGACCTATGGACTGTCCCGTGTGGACGGTTCCATTGAAAACTTCCGTGTTTCCGAACTGTTGCGTACGCAGGGCCTTGAGCGTACTCCGGTTGATTCCGCAGGTCCTGGCGACATCGTCGCAGTCGCAGGTGTGAACGACATCATGATCGGCGAGACCATCGTCGACCCGTCTGATCCGCGTCCGTTGCCACTGATTCACGTTGATGACCCGGCCATCTCCATGACTTTCGGCATCAATGATTCCCCGCTTGCAGGCACCGAAGGCAAAGACCACAAGCTTACTGCCCGCATGATCAAGGATCGTCTCGACCGCGAGCTCATCGGCAACGTGTCCATCAAGGTGCTGCCAACCGAGCGTCCGGATGCTTGGGAGGTCCAGGGTCGTGGTGAACTCGCACTGGCCGTGCTCGCCGAGCAGATGCGTCGCGAAGGCTATGAGTTGACCGTCGGCCGTCCGCAGGTGGTCACCAAGACCATTGACGGCGTGATTAACGAGCCGATGGAAAACACCACCATCGACGTTCCGGAAGAGTACATGGGCACCGTCACTCAGCTGCTTGCTGACCGTAAGGGCCGTATGGAGAACATGACCAACCACGGCACCGGCTGGGTCCGTCTGCAGTTCATCGTCCCGTCCCGTGGCCTGATTGGCTTCCGTACCGCGTTGCTGTCCGCCACCCGCGGCACCGGTATCGCATCCTCCATCTCCGCCGGCTACGCTCCGTGGGCCGGTCAGATTGTGACGCGTCAGAACGGCTCCATGGTCTGCGATCGTAAGGGTATCGCCACCCCGTACGCTATGCAGCGTCTGCAGGCGCGCGGCAACTTCTTTGTTGAGCCGCAGTCTCCGGTGTACGAGGGCCAGGTCGTCGGCGTAAATAACAAGCCGGACGAGCTTGATGTGAACATCACATTGGCCAAGCATATGACCAATATGCGTTCCTCCACCGCAGACGTGCTCGAAACCCTGACTCCGCCGATCAAGATGAGCCTCGAAGAGTCCTTGGACTTCGCCAACGAGGACGAGTGTGTGGAAGTCACCCCGGAATCTATCCGTGTGCGCAAGATCATTCTCAGCCGTGAGGACTGGTATAAGTGGCGCGCCAAGCAGCGTCGACAGAACAACGCTCAAAATAACAAGTGA
- a CDS encoding cysteine desulfurase family protein, translated as MEHLYLDAASTEPVGGNVISVMMPFLTEAYANPMSVHSAGKTAARALEAARGSIAADLGARPDDVIFTSGGTEADNLAIKGIAMARIRLLRESYGEQVRPRIIVSSIEHPAVLESARWMERWFGCEVVEIPVDHQAHIDLDALRAELAQSDLDSSSDSVSGTSGKPCNCTLLVSTMLANNEVGTVEPVNEIARIAHEHGVPLHVDAVQAAGLIPIRMREWDVDALSLSGHKFGTPKGLGALLLRSRVPVEPLMSGGGQERSLRSGTQNVAGAVALAVALRDSNTRMHEIGRALVASRDRLIDAVLRVEPRAQLTGDSQRRLPGHASFVFPGLSGEALLVDLDARGIACSSGSACAVGRHEAPGTLLAMGYDPAVAKSAIRMTFREPLTLEQINQIASVVEESCNSLRGASTVSDPSINVQAQQALA; from the coding sequence ATGGAACACCTGTATTTGGACGCCGCCTCCACAGAGCCGGTCGGCGGCAACGTCATCAGCGTGATGATGCCGTTTCTGACCGAAGCGTACGCGAATCCGATGAGCGTGCACAGCGCGGGCAAAACCGCTGCACGCGCCCTCGAAGCTGCACGCGGGTCTATCGCAGCCGATTTGGGCGCGCGTCCGGATGACGTGATCTTCACTTCAGGCGGCACCGAAGCGGATAATCTTGCGATTAAAGGTATTGCGATGGCCCGCATACGTTTGCTGCGCGAATCGTATGGCGAGCAGGTGCGTCCGCGTATCATTGTGTCGTCGATCGAACATCCGGCGGTGTTGGAATCGGCCCGTTGGATGGAACGTTGGTTCGGCTGCGAAGTGGTGGAGATTCCCGTCGACCATCAAGCGCATATCGATTTGGACGCGTTGAGGGCCGAATTGGCTCAGAGCGATCTTGACAGCAGCTCCGACAGCGTTTCCGGAACGTCCGGAAAACCTTGTAACTGCACGCTGCTGGTATCGACGATGCTTGCCAATAACGAAGTGGGCACAGTGGAGCCCGTCAATGAAATAGCACGCATCGCACACGAACATGGCGTGCCACTGCATGTGGACGCGGTGCAGGCGGCGGGACTCATCCCCATCCGTATGCGCGAATGGGATGTGGACGCGTTGAGCTTGTCCGGACACAAATTCGGCACACCGAAGGGACTGGGGGCACTGCTGCTACGTTCCCGAGTTCCTGTCGAGCCGTTGATGAGCGGCGGTGGGCAGGAACGCTCCCTACGGTCAGGCACGCAAAATGTCGCCGGTGCGGTCGCATTGGCCGTTGCGTTGCGTGACTCGAACACACGAATGCATGAGATTGGACGCGCGCTGGTGGCTTCCCGGGATCGTCTGATCGATGCGGTGCTGCGTGTGGAACCCAGAGCACAGCTTACGGGGGATTCGCAACGACGGCTTCCGGGACATGCGTCGTTCGTTTTCCCGGGACTTTCCGGAGAAGCTTTGCTGGTCGATTTGGACGCTCGGGGCATCGCTTGCTCGTCCGGCTCGGCCTGTGCTGTCGGCCGTCACGAAGCGCCTGGCACATTGTTGGCGATGGGATATGATCCGGCAGTAGCAAAATCAGCCATTCGCATGACCTTCCGTGAGCCGCTCACACTGGAGCAGATCAACCAGATCGCCTCGGTAGTGGAGGAATCCTGCAACTCATTGCGTGGGGCTTCGACGGTCAGCGATCCGTCGATTAACGTCCAAGCGCAACAGGCGCTCGCCTGA
- the nadC gene encoding carboxylating nicotinate-nucleotide diphosphorylase: MLTRQVIRTAVEAALEEDAPNGDITCETTIPAEVHGTARLVSRQEGVMSGIAVFEAAFAAQNPTIRVLATIKDGERFEAGQTLAEVEGSVRDLLTAERVALNFAQRMCGIATMTAAFVKAADEAVETTDYRKPRTYARTRIVDTRKTTPGLRPFEKYAVTCGGGHNHRYGLSDAVMVKDNHLAALAEQGIDMAGAIRHIREQVGHTTHIEVEVDRLEQIKAALEGGADTIMLDNFSLEDTRKGVDLIAGNAIVEASGNMTLERIPQVAATGVDVISVGALTHSVSSIDLGLDWN; this comes from the coding sequence ATGCTGACCCGTCAGGTCATTCGCACGGCCGTCGAAGCCGCGCTTGAGGAAGATGCACCCAACGGTGACATCACCTGCGAAACCACCATTCCCGCCGAAGTCCACGGCACTGCAAGACTCGTGTCCAGACAGGAAGGTGTGATGAGCGGCATCGCCGTGTTCGAAGCGGCATTCGCCGCGCAGAACCCTACGATTCGTGTGCTCGCCACCATCAAAGATGGCGAACGTTTCGAAGCTGGACAGACGCTTGCCGAAGTCGAAGGCTCTGTGCGCGACCTGCTCACAGCGGAACGTGTGGCGTTGAACTTCGCGCAACGTATGTGCGGCATTGCCACCATGACGGCGGCCTTCGTCAAAGCGGCGGACGAAGCCGTAGAAACTACGGACTATCGAAAGCCGCGCACCTATGCGCGCACCCGTATCGTGGACACGCGCAAGACGACTCCGGGACTGCGTCCGTTCGAAAAGTACGCCGTCACCTGCGGCGGCGGACATAATCATCGCTACGGATTGTCCGATGCCGTCATGGTCAAAGACAACCATCTCGCGGCACTCGCCGAACAAGGCATCGATATGGCCGGGGCGATTCGCCACATCCGCGAACAAGTGGGACATACCACGCATATCGAAGTGGAAGTAGACCGTTTGGAGCAGATCAAAGCCGCGCTTGAAGGCGGCGCCGATACCATCATGCTTGACAACTTCTCCTTGGAAGACACACGCAAGGGAGTTGACCTTATCGCAGGCAACGCCATTGTGGAAGCCAGCGGTAACATGACGCTGGAACGTATACCGCAGGTGGCCGCCACCGGTGTGGACGTGATTTCCGTTGGCGCGCTCACCCACAGCGTGAGCAGCATCGACCTTGGACTGGATTGGAACTGA
- the nadB gene encoding L-aspartate oxidase, translating to MIVVVGAGIAGLCAALAAAGDSRLGSEGLSAGGRASIPKNGTYRPQEVLLVCKDKFVESNTYHAQGGVATAIFNDDSPALHATDTMAAGHGLCDRTAVDILTDEGARRVRELIGDGWHVDRDSEGHVLRGLEAAHCRSRVVHAGGDATGKVLELDVSAMVRENPNITVLEHAFLNDVLVRDGHVAGVRLAVRDAQDGVETRVVDTDRVVLATGGAGRLFPYTTNPAVATGDGLAAAIRAGAQVADLEFYQFHPTALAIGEHFLVSEAVRGEGAVLLDEHGHRFMADIDPKAELAPRDVVARANFRTMQAQGGKPIMLDVSPMGKENPDLAEFLRHRFPTIDAYTRSLGFDWSKEPIPVAPAAHYWMGGIRTDLFGRASIPGLYAAGECARTGVQGANRLASNSLLEGMVYGYRAGLAAANDTDGTVWQPQDFDNSAIENMPVCQQPMLLHMPDATTQPNVAQSLAWDRARIEDVMWKHVGVIRDGDSLSQGVRELGEALSMANAADSADMSKTIVQPTTYAERIIMWENRNLLTVGYVAAVAASNRCESRGAHTRQDYPTNNPTIAHSIAYQMS from the coding sequence ATGATCGTCGTAGTCGGAGCGGGTATCGCCGGACTGTGTGCGGCGCTCGCGGCAGCCGGAGACAGCCGTCTTGGCAGCGAAGGACTGTCCGCCGGCGGACGCGCGTCGATTCCGAAGAATGGCACATACCGACCGCAGGAAGTGCTGCTGGTATGCAAGGATAAGTTCGTCGAATCGAACACATACCACGCTCAAGGCGGTGTGGCCACTGCGATTTTCAATGACGATTCGCCTGCGTTGCATGCGACCGACACTATGGCTGCCGGTCATGGGTTGTGCGATCGCACCGCAGTCGACATTCTGACCGACGAGGGCGCACGTCGCGTACGTGAGCTTATCGGCGATGGATGGCACGTGGATCGCGACAGCGAAGGACATGTGCTGCGTGGGCTCGAAGCCGCGCATTGCCGTTCCCGCGTGGTGCATGCTGGGGGAGATGCCACCGGAAAGGTCTTGGAACTCGACGTCTCCGCCATGGTGCGGGAGAATCCGAATATCACCGTGCTGGAACATGCGTTCCTGAACGATGTGCTGGTGCGTGACGGTCATGTTGCCGGCGTGCGTCTGGCGGTTCGTGACGCTCAAGACGGTGTTGAGACACGTGTCGTCGATACGGACCGTGTGGTTCTTGCCACCGGTGGCGCGGGACGGTTGTTCCCGTACACCACGAATCCCGCGGTGGCGACTGGCGACGGCCTGGCCGCTGCGATTCGTGCAGGGGCGCAGGTCGCCGACCTGGAGTTCTACCAGTTCCATCCCACGGCTTTGGCTATCGGCGAGCATTTCCTCGTCTCCGAAGCCGTGCGTGGCGAAGGCGCGGTACTGCTCGACGAACATGGGCACCGTTTCATGGCCGACATCGACCCCAAGGCGGAACTCGCACCGCGCGACGTGGTGGCGCGAGCCAACTTCCGTACCATGCAGGCGCAAGGCGGCAAGCCGATCATGCTCGACGTTTCACCCATGGGCAAAGAGAACCCTGATCTGGCGGAATTCCTACGCCACAGGTTCCCGACCATCGACGCCTACACACGTTCGCTCGGCTTCGATTGGAGCAAGGAACCCATTCCCGTGGCTCCCGCGGCCCACTACTGGATGGGCGGCATCCGCACCGACCTGTTCGGACGAGCCAGCATCCCCGGCCTCTATGCGGCCGGCGAATGCGCCAGAACTGGTGTGCAGGGTGCCAATCGTCTCGCATCGAACTCGCTGCTTGAAGGCATGGTCTACGGATATCGCGCCGGCCTTGCCGCTGCGAATGACACCGACGGTACCGTTTGGCAACCGCAGGATTTCGACAACAGTGCGATCGAAAACATGCCGGTCTGCCAGCAGCCGATGCTGCTGCATATGCCGGATGCCACAACGCAGCCGAATGTTGCGCAATCGCTAGCATGGGACCGTGCACGCATTGAAGACGTGATGTGGAAGCACGTCGGCGTGATTCGTGACGGTGACAGCTTGTCCCAAGGCGTACGTGAACTTGGCGAAGCGCTCTCCATGGCGAATGCGGCGGACAGTGCGGATATGTCGAAAACCATCGTCCAGCCGACAACATATGCGGAACGAATCATCATGTGGGAAAACCGCAACCTGCTTACCGTGGGATACGTTGCTGCGGTTGCGGCAAGCAACCGTTGCGAATCGCGCGGCGCGCACACACGGCAGGATTATCCGACCAACAATCCGACGATCGCACATTCCATCGCCTACCAGATGTCATAA
- a CDS encoding NUDIX hydrolase translates to MIMGNVSERRKQPPQVGVSVVILALGPVQRSGNENGMDTAPNGIGSMLWMPLVKRVRQPFLGQWALPGGGLRADHSLEQSAYAALESTTSLHPRYLEQLYTFGDPARSHGGLPMVSIVYWALVGGADAQTEPVEGNNVKWFPVDNLPELAFDHRAIIDYALSRLRGKIEYPQVVTRLVGERFTLSQLHDVYEAVTGEAIDLANFRRKMLSSGQLEDTGEKLRVGRNRPAAVYRYVQSALRQFSSWDYSVNQSNHGSHATGNDVLAALTTV, encoded by the coding sequence ATGATCATGGGAAATGTCTCGGAACGGCGCAAACAGCCGCCGCAGGTGGGTGTTTCCGTGGTTATTCTTGCTTTAGGGCCGGTCCAAAGATCCGGGAATGAAAATGGGATGGACACCGCTCCGAACGGTATAGGGTCCATGCTGTGGATGCCGCTGGTCAAGCGTGTGCGCCAACCGTTTCTTGGCCAATGGGCGCTTCCAGGAGGCGGTCTGCGCGCAGACCATTCGTTGGAGCAGTCCGCGTATGCCGCACTGGAATCGACTACGTCGCTTCATCCGAGATATCTCGAGCAGCTGTATACGTTTGGCGATCCGGCACGTTCGCATGGCGGGCTGCCGATGGTATCCATCGTGTACTGGGCGCTGGTCGGAGGAGCGGATGCGCAAACGGAACCTGTCGAAGGCAACAACGTCAAATGGTTTCCCGTCGATAATCTGCCGGAACTTGCTTTCGACCATCGTGCCATCATCGACTACGCCTTAAGCCGGCTACGGGGGAAAATCGAATATCCCCAGGTCGTCACGCGTCTGGTCGGTGAACGATTCACGCTGAGCCAACTGCACGACGTATATGAAGCCGTAACGGGCGAAGCCATCGATTTGGCGAATTTTCGCCGGAAAATGCTCTCATCGGGCCAGTTGGAGGATACCGGCGAAAAACTGCGCGTCGGGCGCAATCGTCCGGCCGCCGTATACCGGTACGTGCAAAGCGCGTTGCGACAATTTTCATCATGGGATTACAGCGTCAATCAGTCTAATCACGGAAGCCATGCAACCGGCAACGACGTGCTCGCCGCACTGACAACCGTCTGA
- a CDS encoding ParA family protein, protein MPTDLLGRDYETFPAPEPLQTHGPARVIAMCNQKGGVGKTTSSINIAGALSQYGRRVLIVDFDPQGAATVGLGINANAVEDTVYTALFNPRMDVHAVIQHTDFENLDIMPSNIDLSAAEVQLVTEVGREQVLAGVLRQVKDEYDVIIIDCQPSLGLLTVNALTAADGVIIPVAAEFFALRGVALLMQSIEKVQSRINPSLEVYGVLVTMFTHTLHCDEVLQRIYEAFQGKVFHSVISRSIKLPDSTVAAAPITIYAPNHKTAKEYREVARELIFQGVIA, encoded by the coding sequence ATGCCTACGGATTTGCTTGGACGAGATTATGAGACGTTTCCCGCTCCGGAGCCGCTGCAGACGCACGGTCCGGCAAGGGTCATCGCCATGTGCAACCAGAAAGGTGGCGTTGGTAAGACAACCAGTTCAATTAATATCGCCGGTGCGTTGAGCCAGTACGGTCGTCGTGTGCTTATCGTCGATTTCGACCCGCAGGGTGCCGCCACGGTGGGACTGGGCATCAACGCCAATGCCGTGGAAGATACGGTGTACACCGCGCTGTTCAATCCGCGTATGGATGTACATGCTGTGATTCAGCATACCGATTTCGAGAACCTCGACATCATGCCGTCCAATATCGATCTATCTGCCGCCGAAGTGCAGCTGGTCACCGAAGTGGGACGTGAACAGGTGCTGGCTGGCGTGTTGCGACAGGTCAAGGATGAATATGACGTGATCATCATTGACTGCCAGCCTTCGTTGGGCTTGCTCACGGTGAATGCGCTGACCGCGGCGGATGGTGTGATCATTCCCGTGGCTGCCGAGTTCTTCGCGTTGCGTGGCGTGGCTTTGCTGATGCAATCCATAGAAAAGGTGCAGTCCCGTATCAATCCGAGTCTGGAAGTGTATGGAGTGCTCGTCACCATGTTCACGCATACTCTGCATTGCGATGAGGTGTTGCAGCGCATTTATGAGGCGTTCCAAGGCAAGGTCTTCCACTCGGTGATCTCGCGGTCTATCAAGTTGCCGGATTCAACGGTTGCCGCTGCGCCAATCACCATATATGCGCCGAATCACAAGACGGCGAAGGAATACCGTGAGGTTGCCCGGGAACTGATTTTCCAAGGCGTTATCGCATAG
- the xerD gene encoding site-specific tyrosine recombinase XerD, with translation MNDFERMIRQFLAHIDVERGLSKATVSAYGADLKKYRQWLANRGINDITSVTTQDVENYVAFLDESGESARSKARRLASIHAFHRFAVDEHSVADDVSAQVKAPKGASTLPDVLAIDEVARLLEAIPVSQNRACDDASLEVSDDPVMLRDKALLEFMYATGARVSEACGANLDDVDTESRIARLMGKGSKQRLVPVGSYACEAISRYVRSGRPILESKSKGPQERRALFLNKRGRRLSRQSVWEIIRVAGERAHIDKPLHPHTLRHSFATHLIQGGADVRTVQELLGHASVTTTQIYTHVSPENLIETYLTSHPRAR, from the coding sequence ATGAACGATTTCGAGCGGATGATCAGACAGTTTCTTGCACACATCGATGTTGAGAGAGGATTGTCAAAAGCAACGGTGTCGGCATATGGCGCCGATCTGAAAAAATATCGGCAGTGGCTTGCCAATCGGGGGATTAATGACATTACGTCCGTGACGACACAGGATGTGGAAAACTACGTCGCTTTTCTTGACGAGTCCGGGGAATCCGCCCGAAGCAAGGCCCGCCGGTTGGCCAGCATCCACGCGTTCCATCGTTTCGCCGTGGACGAACATAGCGTCGCCGACGATGTATCCGCGCAGGTGAAAGCTCCCAAGGGTGCAAGTACTCTTCCCGATGTGCTGGCTATTGATGAGGTCGCCAGATTGTTGGAAGCGATTCCCGTTTCCCAGAACAGAGCTTGTGACGACGCTTCGTTGGAGGTCTCGGATGATCCTGTGATGCTTCGAGACAAGGCGTTGCTTGAATTCATGTATGCGACCGGCGCGCGAGTGTCGGAGGCATGCGGAGCGAATCTTGATGATGTCGATACGGAATCCAGAATCGCCAGACTGATGGGCAAAGGTTCAAAACAACGTCTGGTTCCTGTCGGCAGCTACGCATGCGAGGCAATCAGCCGGTATGTGCGTTCGGGGCGTCCAATACTGGAGTCGAAGTCAAAAGGTCCTCAGGAGCGTCGCGCCCTGTTTCTCAACAAGCGCGGACGAAGATTGTCGAGACAGTCGGTTTGGGAGATCATCAGGGTTGCGGGGGAACGTGCGCACATCGACAAGCCGTTGCATCCTCATACGTTGCGTCATTCTTTCGCCACGCATCTTATCCAAGGCGGTGCCGACGTGCGTACCGTGCAGGAGCTGCTTGGGCATGCAAGCGTCACCACCACGCAGATATACACGCACGTCAGTCCCGAAAACCTGATTGAAACGTATCTGACGTCTCATCCCCGCGCCAGATGA
- the rplT gene encoding 50S ribosomal protein L20 gives MARVKRAVNAHKKRRVVLERASGYRGQRSRLYRKAKEQLLHSFTYNFRDRKARKGDFRKLWIQRINAAVRAEGITYNRFIQGLHLAGIELDRRALAELAISDPETFKAIVEQAKAALPADVNAPKEA, from the coding sequence ATGGCACGTGTCAAGCGCGCAGTAAACGCCCACAAGAAGCGTCGCGTCGTTCTCGAGAGGGCTTCCGGCTACCGCGGCCAGCGCTCCCGTCTGTACCGTAAGGCCAAGGAGCAGCTGCTTCACTCCTTTACCTACAACTTCCGCGACCGCAAGGCTCGCAAGGGCGACTTCCGCAAGCTGTGGATCCAGCGTATCAATGCTGCCGTCCGCGCAGAGGGCATTACTTACAACCGTTTCATCCAGGGCCTGCACCTCGCTGGCATCGAACTGGATCGTCGTGCTCTCGCCGAGCTGGCCATCTCCGATCCGGAGACCTTCAAGGCCATCGTCGAGCAGGCCAAGGCTGCTCTTCCGGCTGATGTGAACGCTCCGAAGGAAGCCTGA
- the rpmI gene encoding 50S ribosomal protein L35 has translation MPKMKTNSAASKRVRVTGSGKLMHAGSAMRHNLEHKSARKRRALKADGVLATSQSKNMKKLLGR, from the coding sequence ATGCCGAAGATGAAAACTAATTCCGCCGCTTCCAAGCGCGTCCGCGTGACCGGTTCCGGCAAGCTGATGCACGCTGGCTCCGCAATGCGCCACAACCTCGAGCACAAGTCCGCTCGTAAGCGTCGCGCACTGAAGGCCGACGGCGTTCTGGCTACTTCCCAGAGCAAGAACATGAAGAAGCTGCTCGGTCGCTGA
- the infC gene encoding translation initiation factor IF-3: MRIGVIISDEPRINDEIRVSQVRLIGPNGEQVGVIATSVALNLAKEANLDLVEVAPNAKPPVAKLIDYGKYKYNEKIKAREARRNQSTAEIKEIRFRLKIDDHDFEVKKGHVVRFLNGGDKVKVTIMLRGREQSRPIGGVELLQRLAGEVEEYGTVEFAPKQEGRNIIMTLAPKGKKVHTQSEQRRRGDQSRAERQARQAARLAAKQEAQAQAAAEAKAAVTSDKPKTSETK, translated from the coding sequence ATGAGGATTGGAGTCATCATCAGCGACGAACCACGCATTAACGACGAGATTCGCGTCTCCCAGGTGCGTCTGATCGGCCCGAACGGCGAACAGGTGGGAGTCATCGCGACTTCCGTCGCACTGAACCTGGCAAAGGAAGCGAACCTCGATCTCGTCGAGGTGGCGCCCAACGCGAAGCCTCCGGTTGCCAAGCTCATCGATTACGGCAAGTATAAGTACAACGAGAAGATTAAGGCTCGCGAGGCACGTCGTAACCAGAGCACTGCGGAAATCAAGGAAATTCGCTTCCGTCTGAAGATCGACGACCACGACTTCGAGGTCAAGAAGGGCCATGTTGTGCGCTTCCTGAATGGCGGAGACAAGGTCAAGGTCACCATCATGCTGCGCGGTCGCGAGCAGTCCCGTCCAATTGGTGGCGTTGAGCTGCTGCAGCGTCTTGCTGGCGAAGTGGAGGAATACGGTACTGTCGAATTTGCTCCGAAGCAGGAGGGCCGCAACATCATCATGACGCTCGCGCCGAAGGGCAAGAAGGTTCACACCCAGTCCGAGCAGCGTCGTCGTGGTGATCAGTCCCGTGCCGAACGTCAGGCTCGTCAGGCCGCACGCTTGGCGGCCAAGCAGGAAGCCCAGGCTCAGGCAGCGGCCGAAGCCAAGGCCGCAGTGACGTCCGACAAACCGAAGACTTCCGAAACGAAGTAA
- a CDS encoding thiamine diphosphokinase: MTNNFDTCVIFAAGEYYGETPIVPAGSFVIAADGGLDHARALDVMPDVVVGDFDSITGKRPTPDERTVELPPEKDDPDLLSALKIGWFHGARLFHIYGALGGRIDHTISNIQLMALLANHGAIGFLHGNDSIVTAICDGNLDFAANDVKPGRMISVFSHSNTSVGVCEKGLKYEISDALMTSTKVNGVSNEFRHGLPAHVGVTQGTLIVTFPAEAPLPQVSWHHAFKGDLGPLDTQISSALVERGLKSHAA; the protein is encoded by the coding sequence ATGACAAATAATTTCGATACCTGTGTGATTTTCGCGGCAGGTGAATATTACGGAGAAACACCAATAGTTCCAGCGGGCTCGTTCGTCATCGCTGCGGACGGCGGGCTCGATCACGCCCGCGCCCTTGACGTAATGCCCGACGTGGTGGTAGGTGATTTCGATTCGATCACGGGCAAACGCCCCACACCAGACGAGCGCACCGTCGAACTGCCGCCGGAAAAAGACGATCCGGATCTGTTATCCGCCCTCAAAATCGGATGGTTTCACGGTGCGAGGCTTTTCCATATCTACGGCGCGCTCGGAGGGCGAATCGACCATACGATATCCAACATCCAATTGATGGCATTGCTCGCCAATCATGGCGCCATCGGTTTTCTACATGGCAATGATTCCATTGTGACAGCGATATGCGATGGGAATCTTGACTTCGCAGCAAACGATGTCAAACCGGGTCGCATGATCTCCGTCTTCTCGCATTCCAACACTTCCGTCGGCGTTTGCGAAAAAGGCTTGAAATACGAAATAAGCGACGCGCTCATGACCAGCACCAAGGTTAACGGGGTCAGCAATGAGTTCCGGCATGGCCTGCCCGCGCATGTCGGGGTTACCCAAGGCACGCTCATCGTGACATTCCCAGCCGAAGCTCCTTTACCACAGGTCTCCTGGCATCATGCGTTCAAGGGCGATCTCGGCCCATTGGATACCCAAATCTCGTCTGCGCTTGTCGAACGCGGTCTGAAATCACATGCAGCGTGA